A single window of Cheilinus undulatus linkage group 12, ASM1832078v1, whole genome shotgun sequence DNA harbors:
- the angptl5 gene encoding angiopoietin-related protein 5, translated as MMWKTTILLLLLPHLLSSTGSANSKHFNHSEINEEVSDAPAKSQKAAAGGAKGWDSCSIPCDITVKLLRDEKQSICGQLQQSLLAFGRSTRKLMRDVMEEQQRALDILSSQVTELMTKVQILSAEVQRSNTEMYSVKPVQSHGRDCSDIKDNLMSVVPKIPSGIYIVHPENTDSSFEVFCEMDYMGGGWTVIQRRIDGLTDFKRPWADYADGFGNLAGEHWLGLKKVFYLVNQKDTRFQLHIALVSSDDVMSYASYDDFHVDSETKFFSIHLGRYAGSAGDAFRGYDQDQNQDTAPFSASDVDNDGCNPFCSIDNRTVESCSAKQNHTGWWFNQCGLANLNGSPEDLEQNQGQRTHILWDTWRQNGIPHTIKSVTMKIRRIATNN; from the exons ATGATGTGGAAAACAACtatcctcctcctgctgctgcctcATCTGCTCTCCTCCACA GGCTCagcaaacagcaaacatttcaaTCACTCAGAAATCAACGAGGAGGTTTCTGATGCTCCCGCTAAAAGCCAGAAAGCAGCAGCAGGTGGAGCTAAAGGTTGGGACTCATGCTCCATACCGTGTGACATCACTGTGAAACTGCTAAGAGATGAGAAACAGTCAATCTGTG GCCAGCTACAGCAGTCTCTGCTGGCGTTTGGACGCAGCACCAGGAAGCTGATGAGGGATGTGatggaggagcagcagagagcCCTGGACATCCTCAGCAGTCAG GTAACAGAGCTGATGACAAAAGTGCAGATCCTGAGCGCTGAAGTTCAACGAAGCAACACTGAGATGTACTCAGTCAAACCTGTGCAATCCCACG GAAGAGACTGCAGTGATATCAAAGACAATCTCATGTCAGTCGTCCCAAAGATCCCCAGTGGTATTTACATTGTCCACCCAGAGAACACAGACTCCTCATTTGAG GTTTTCTGTGAGATGGATTATATGGGAGGTGGATGGACCGTGATTCAACGCAGGATAGATGGGCTGACTGACTTCAAACGACCCTGGGCTGATTATGCTGATGGCTTTGGAAACCTTGCAG GAGAACACTGGTTGGGTTTGAAGAAGGTGTTTTACTTAGTAAACCAGAAGGATACTCGCTTCCAGCTTCACATTGCTCTGGTTTCcagtgatgatgtcatgtcttatGCTTCATATGATGATTTCCACGTGGACAGTGAAACCAAGTTCTTCAGCATACACCTGGGCAGATACGCAGGCAGCGCAG GTGATGCATTTCGAGGCTACGATCAGGATCAGAACCAGGACACAGCTCCATTCAGCGCCTCAGATGTGGACAACGACGGCTGTAACCCTTTCTGCTCCATCGACAACCGCACAGTGGAGAGCTGCAGCGCTAAACAAAACCACACAGGATGGTGGTTCAACCAGTGTGGCCTGGCAAACCTGAACGGCTCTCCTGAGGACTTAGAGCAGAACCAGGGCCAAAGGACACACATCTTATGGGACACCTGGAGACAGAATGGGATCCCTCACACAATTAAATCTGTTACAATGAAAATCAGGAGGATTGCAACCAATAACTGA